In Ignavibacteria bacterium, a single window of DNA contains:
- a CDS encoding T9SS type A sorting domain-containing protein, which produces QNYPNPFNAATVIGYKLQVTSFVSIKIYDIKGNEIVSLVNKQMETGEHRVEWNAENVPSGMYFYRLTANNFSETKKLLLLK; this is translated from the coding sequence GCAAAACTATCCGAATCCGTTTAATGCAGCGACAGTTATCGGTTACAAGTTACAAGTTACAAGTTTTGTTTCTATAAAGATATACGATATTAAGGGGAATGAAATTGTTTCGTTGGTGAACAAGCAAATGGAAACAGGCGAACACCGAGTAGAATGGAACGCAGAAAATGTTCCAAGTGGAATGTATTTTTATAGATTAACTGCAAACAATTTTTCCGAAACTAAAAAATTATTGTTATTAAAGTAA